The following are encoded in a window of Haloplanus vescus genomic DNA:
- a CDS encoding transcription initiation factor IIB: protein MTETHTWTANETRTIDEQQSTTESEQEHVCPECGGSLVTDAEHGETACSECGLVVEEDEIDHGPEWRAFDSSERDSKSRVGAPTTQMMHDKGLSTTIDWQNKDAYGNALSSNQREKMQRLRTWNRRFQTRDHQERNLRQALGEIDRMASALGLPENVRETASVIYRRALEDDLLPGRSIEGVATSSLYAAARQAGVPRTIDEVARVSRVEEEEFKRTYRYVVRELNLEVAPADPVSYVTRFASELDISDEAEHLAREMLEAAKERGVHSGKNPVGLAAASVYAAPLLTNEQITQQEVSEVADISEVTIRNRYRELLEAYEDADRALAA, encoded by the coding sequence ATGACTGAAACACACACGTGGACGGCAAACGAGACGCGGACCATCGACGAACAGCAATCGACAACCGAGAGCGAACAGGAACACGTCTGCCCGGAGTGTGGCGGTTCGCTGGTGACGGACGCGGAACACGGCGAGACGGCCTGTAGCGAGTGTGGCCTCGTGGTCGAGGAAGACGAAATCGACCACGGCCCCGAGTGGCGCGCCTTCGACTCCAGCGAACGGGACTCGAAGTCCCGCGTCGGTGCCCCGACGACCCAGATGATGCACGACAAGGGTCTGTCGACCACCATCGACTGGCAGAACAAGGACGCCTACGGCAACGCGCTGAGCTCGAATCAGCGCGAGAAGATGCAGCGACTTCGCACCTGGAACCGACGGTTCCAGACCCGTGACCATCAGGAGCGAAACCTCCGACAGGCGCTCGGCGAAATCGACCGGATGGCCTCCGCGCTCGGCCTCCCCGAGAACGTCCGCGAGACGGCCAGCGTCATCTATCGCCGCGCGCTGGAGGACGACCTGCTCCCCGGCCGCTCCATCGAGGGCGTCGCGACGAGTTCGCTCTACGCCGCGGCCCGACAGGCCGGTGTCCCCCGAACCATCGACGAAGTCGCCCGCGTCAGCCGCGTCGAGGAAGAGGAGTTCAAACGCACCTACCGCTACGTGGTGCGCGAACTCAACCTCGAAGTCGCGCCCGCGGACCCGGTGAGCTACGTCACTCGGTTCGCCTCCGAACTCGACATCTCGGACGAGGCCGAACACCTCGCTCGCGAGATGCTCGAAGCCGCGAAGGAACGCGGCGTCCACAGCGGGAAGAACCCCGTCGGCCTCGCCGCCGCGTCCGTCTACGCCGCACCCCTGCTCACCAACGAGCAGATCACCCAGCAGGAAGTGAGTGAGGTGGCGGACATCTCCGAGGTCACCATCCGCAACCGCTACCGCGAACTCCTCGAAGCCTACGAGGACGCCGACCGGGCCCTCGCGGCCTAA